In Endozoicomonas sp. GU-1, one DNA window encodes the following:
- a CDS encoding single-stranded DNA-binding protein, with protein MAASMNRVTLIGRLGKDPDCKATANGNAVTLLSIATEESWKKDGQKQTRTEWHRVVLYGKPAELAAQYLAKGHRVLIEGQLQTRKWQDQNGQDRYQTEVVYSGYNGKLLFLEKNPHVSRLSPKIISHSQAHIRINTPTPGMAATLPSPCRHNSMTPTTTPSHFKGACFNESRNEPHAR; from the coding sequence ATGGCCGCATCCATGAACCGCGTCACCCTGATTGGCAGGCTGGGCAAAGACCCGGACTGCAAAGCCACCGCCAATGGCAATGCCGTAACCCTTCTTTCCATCGCCACGGAAGAGAGCTGGAAAAAAGATGGCCAGAAACAGACCCGTACCGAATGGCATCGGGTAGTACTGTACGGCAAACCTGCTGAACTGGCCGCTCAGTATCTGGCCAAAGGCCACAGAGTCCTGATCGAAGGACAGCTCCAGACCCGAAAATGGCAGGACCAGAATGGTCAGGATCGCTACCAGACTGAAGTCGTGTACAGCGGGTATAACGGCAAGCTGCTGTTTCTGGAAAAGAACCCCCATGTCAGCAGGCTCAGCCCCAAAATTATCAGCCACAGCCAGGCACACATCAGAATCAATACACCAACGCCCGGGATGGCGGCCACACTCCCCAGCCCATGCAGACACAACAGTATGACTCCTACGACGACTCCATCCCATTTTAAAGGAGCTTGTTTTAATGAAAGCCGGAATGAGCCTCACGCCCGATGA
- a CDS encoding antA/AntB antirepressor family protein produces the protein MDSTVPANKSANLITSLDQAELKIRRAGIIRLTPEGYEQVEGEELLQKVCGFNLESKTVAQAIKRQITKHEFTEGQDFTTLMLQSSGGRPRRVYHFSVNAANHVLLSAMTQEGKQARQEAIDDKREKQLARHDTMPALHKPGIYQPELSTPQALLEINMATSLKAIAFAEALGFTGNQKLLSADRLLKSQIGFSPLEAMGQKQLVVEVLEKHRIIKWTGQGKRGKYLLTDKGWQYGLMYDPSEICFHNRNSKRLTTSNAQPVLGYDILKFF, from the coding sequence ATGGACAGCACAGTACCTGCCAATAAAAGCGCCAACCTTATCACCAGCCTGGATCAGGCCGAACTTAAAATCCGTCGTGCCGGCATTATTCGCCTCACTCCTGAGGGATATGAACAAGTGGAAGGCGAGGAGCTGCTGCAAAAAGTGTGCGGCTTTAACCTGGAGTCGAAAACCGTAGCTCAGGCGATTAAGCGACAGATTACAAAGCATGAGTTTACCGAGGGCCAAGACTTTACAACATTGATGTTGCAAAGTTCCGGAGGTCGACCCAGAAGGGTTTATCACTTTTCTGTGAATGCGGCGAACCATGTCCTGCTTTCTGCCATGACCCAGGAAGGCAAACAGGCAAGACAGGAAGCGATTGACGATAAACGTGAAAAGCAGCTTGCCCGTCACGACACTATGCCTGCGTTGCACAAGCCCGGGATTTATCAACCAGAGTTATCCACACCCCAGGCTTTGCTGGAAATCAATATGGCCACCTCCCTGAAAGCCATTGCCTTTGCCGAGGCGCTGGGCTTTACCGGTAATCAGAAGCTGCTCTCCGCTGACCGGTTACTGAAAAGCCAGATCGGCTTTTCGCCACTGGAAGCCATGGGGCAGAAACAACTGGTGGTGGAAGTACTGGAGAAGCACAGGATTATCAAGTGGACTGGTCAGGGCAAGAGAGGCAAATACCTGCTCACCGATAAGGGCTGGCAGTACGGTCTGATGTACGACCCTTCCGAGATCTGCTTCCACAACCGGAACAGTAAACGACTGACCACCAGCAATGCCCAGCCGGTTCTGGGGTACGACATCCTGAAATTCTTTTAA
- a CDS encoding tyrosine-type recombinase/integrase — protein sequence MGRPRKKENAHLPDGVYRSKGRFIYKPYHGRVGKKNVFGAEIVLGPETMAMSKLYMAIENLEKSSDQTLGWLLDEYLESKKFKSQSKDWQYNKRLYTPKVKKFPVEGYGTFGNVPLTLITPPSLNRFYEKYSDKPGAVAIVRKLISSAWSWGRSHLEGVPPNPSLDCEALPRPNRQDVYVSDEDYACVYYLANPFWKAMMEFAYICRARRSELINMQRDQLLEKGVQLKRGKGSLDEITLWTPRLRKALKLLEDYSNGEKFDYVFGAPEVTGKKGIPMRPGQKMHKNTLDSQWQKLINRAVDEGLINEKWHFHDLKAKGVSDHEGLVSGHKTLEAKKIYIRKTQEVQGTR from the coding sequence ATGGGAAGACCACGCAAAAAAGAGAATGCCCATTTGCCGGATGGCGTCTATCGAAGCAAAGGACGCTTCATCTATAAGCCTTACCACGGGCGAGTTGGTAAAAAGAATGTATTCGGAGCCGAGATTGTATTGGGACCAGAAACCATGGCCATGTCCAAACTCTATATGGCTATTGAGAACCTGGAGAAAAGTTCTGACCAGACCCTGGGCTGGCTTCTGGATGAATACCTGGAGTCAAAAAAGTTCAAAAGCCAGAGCAAAGACTGGCAGTACAATAAAAGGCTCTATACCCCCAAAGTAAAAAAATTCCCCGTCGAGGGATATGGTACTTTCGGTAATGTGCCCCTGACGCTGATCACCCCGCCATCACTTAACCGGTTCTATGAAAAGTATTCAGATAAACCCGGGGCCGTGGCCATTGTCCGCAAATTAATCTCCAGTGCCTGGAGTTGGGGCAGAAGCCACCTCGAAGGTGTGCCTCCGAACCCATCTCTGGATTGCGAAGCCCTGCCAAGACCGAACCGTCAGGATGTGTACGTCAGCGATGAAGACTACGCCTGCGTTTACTATCTGGCCAATCCGTTCTGGAAAGCGATGATGGAGTTTGCCTATATCTGTCGTGCAAGACGTTCCGAGCTGATCAATATGCAGCGGGATCAATTACTGGAAAAAGGTGTACAACTGAAACGGGGTAAAGGATCGCTGGATGAAATCACCCTCTGGACACCGAGACTGAGAAAAGCACTCAAACTTCTTGAGGACTACAGCAATGGCGAGAAGTTCGACTACGTGTTTGGTGCACCTGAGGTAACCGGTAAAAAAGGCATTCCGATGAGACCGGGACAAAAAATGCACAAAAACACATTGGACAGCCAGTGGCAGAAACTGATCAACCGCGCCGTAGATGAAGGACTGATTAACGAGAAGTGGCACTTTCACGATCTGAAAGCCAAAGGTGTATCTGACCACGAAGGATTAGT